One Streptosporangium sp. NBC_01495 DNA window includes the following coding sequences:
- a CDS encoding SDR family NAD(P)-dependent oxidoreductase, whose amino-acid sequence MKFQDKVVLVTGGGTGIGRAVARGFAREGARVVVAARGPEALEQTVKLIESDGGRASALVADVSDSASVAGLVERIVERHGGLDIAINNAGVFTIGEVADLPEEDFTRVVAVNLTGTFLAMKHEIPAMLAGGGGVIVNVASQVGTHKRIPGLGAYAASKAGVTALTRTAALEYIGRGVRINALSPGPHDTSMSMRPGETETDRAERISRQLPIGRVGSLDEITGTVLWLASEEAAFVVGADIVVDGGSTA is encoded by the coding sequence ATGAAATTTCAGGACAAGGTGGTTCTGGTCACCGGGGGCGGGACGGGCATCGGCAGGGCCGTGGCACGCGGGTTCGCCCGCGAGGGCGCCCGCGTCGTGGTGGCCGCCCGGGGCCCGGAGGCGCTGGAGCAGACCGTGAAGCTGATCGAGTCGGACGGCGGCCGGGCCTCCGCCCTCGTCGCGGACGTCTCCGACTCCGCCTCGGTCGCCGGGCTGGTCGAGCGGATCGTGGAACGGCACGGCGGGCTGGACATCGCGATCAACAACGCCGGGGTGTTCACCATTGGCGAGGTCGCCGACCTGCCCGAGGAGGACTTCACCCGGGTCGTCGCCGTCAACCTGACCGGCACCTTCCTCGCGATGAAACACGAGATCCCGGCGATGCTGGCCGGGGGCGGCGGGGTCATCGTCAACGTCGCCTCCCAGGTGGGGACGCACAAGCGCATACCGGGTCTCGGCGCCTACGCCGCCTCCAAGGCCGGGGTGACGGCACTGACCCGCACCGCCGCCCTGGAGTACATCGGCCGGGGCGTCAGGATCAACGCGCTCAGCCCCGGCCCGCACGACACCTCGATGTCCATGCGGCCGGGTGAGACGGAGACCGACCGGGCCGAGCGGATCAGCCGGCAGCTCCCGATCGGCAGGGTCGGCTCCCTCGACGAGATCACCGGCACCGTCCTGTGGCTCGCCTCCGAGGAGGCGGCCTTCGTGGTCGGCGCCGACATCGTGGTGGACGGCGGCTCCACCGCCTGA
- a CDS encoding ABC transporter permease, whose translation MLLTEAKLFLRDPAGPIFAVMLPLVLLLALGNIPGYQEAVPELGGERVVDTQLPGMMVILAVVTMALTVLPATLVTYRESGVLRRMSTTPVNPVRLLVAQVANNLVVAIVATVLLIVLGYLVLGSVPPKSPLAFAGVFVLGTASMLSLGLLIAAVAPNAKVAPGIGSLLMFPLMFMAGMWIPRELMPDLVRRIGDFLPMAPFADALRDTWAGHAPQTLHLVVMAVTVLVTGGLAARFFRWE comes from the coding sequence ATGCTCCTGACCGAGGCCAAGCTCTTCCTGCGGGACCCGGCCGGCCCGATCTTCGCGGTGATGTTGCCGCTCGTCCTCCTGCTCGCGCTGGGGAACATCCCCGGCTACCAGGAGGCGGTCCCCGAGCTGGGCGGGGAGCGGGTCGTCGACACCCAGCTGCCCGGCATGATGGTGATCCTGGCGGTGGTGACGATGGCGCTGACCGTCCTGCCGGCGACGCTGGTGACCTACCGGGAGAGCGGCGTGCTGCGCCGGATGTCCACCACCCCGGTCAACCCGGTCCGGCTGCTGGTCGCCCAGGTCGCCAACAACCTCGTGGTGGCGATCGTCGCCACCGTCCTCCTGATCGTTCTGGGCTATCTCGTCCTTGGTTCGGTCCCGCCCAAGAGCCCGCTGGCCTTCGCGGGGGTGTTCGTGCTCGGCACGGCCTCGATGCTGAGCCTGGGGTTGCTGATCGCCGCGGTGGCGCCCAACGCGAAGGTGGCGCCGGGCATCGGCTCGCTGCTGATGTTCCCGCTGATGTTCATGGCGGGGATGTGGATCCCCCGGGAGCTCATGCCCGACCTGGTGCGGCGGATCGGGGACTTCCTGCCGATGGCGCCGTTCGCCGACGCGCTCCGCGACACGTGGGCCGGGCACGCGCCGCAGACGCTGCACCTGGTGGTGATGGCGGTGACCGTGCTGGTCACGGGTGGGCTGGCCGCACGGTTCTTCCGCTGGGAGTAA
- a CDS encoding ABC transporter ATP-binding protein translates to MKVIEVSNLRKQYRDQLAVDDVSFTVEEGEIFGVLGPNGAGKTTTVECVAGLRVPDSGTVSVLGGLHRTELREQLGVQLQSSTLPGKLKVWEALDLYASFYRTPANWGELLERVGLAGKRDTPYDKLSGGQQQRLSIALALVGNPRVAILDELTTGLDPQARRDTWELIERIREDGVTILLVTHFMEEAERLCDRLALIDSGRVVAMDSPSGLIAKVGGRQTVRFRPSGPLDDSRLEALPEVTEVSRSGGQVAVTGTGNLLLAVTTVLSAAGVVPTDLRVEQATLDDAFLSLTGKKISS, encoded by the coding sequence ATGAAGGTCATCGAGGTCAGCAACCTCCGCAAGCAGTACCGCGACCAGCTGGCGGTGGACGACGTCTCGTTCACCGTGGAAGAGGGCGAGATCTTCGGCGTTCTCGGCCCCAACGGCGCCGGCAAGACGACCACCGTGGAGTGCGTCGCCGGCCTGCGCGTCCCCGACTCCGGCACCGTCAGCGTGCTCGGGGGGCTGCACCGCACCGAGCTCAGGGAGCAGCTGGGAGTCCAGCTGCAGAGCTCCACGCTGCCGGGGAAACTCAAGGTGTGGGAGGCGCTCGACCTGTACGCGTCCTTCTACCGGACCCCGGCGAACTGGGGGGAGCTGCTGGAGCGCGTCGGGCTCGCCGGCAAGCGCGACACCCCCTACGACAAGCTCTCCGGCGGCCAGCAGCAGCGGCTCTCGATCGCGCTGGCCCTGGTCGGCAACCCCCGGGTGGCGATCCTGGACGAGCTGACCACCGGCCTGGACCCCCAGGCCCGCCGCGACACCTGGGAGCTCATCGAGCGGATCCGCGAGGACGGCGTGACGATCCTGCTCGTCACCCACTTCATGGAGGAGGCCGAGCGGCTCTGCGACCGGCTCGCGCTGATCGACTCCGGCCGGGTGGTCGCGATGGACAGCCCGTCGGGCCTGATCGCCAAGGTCGGCGGGCGGCAGACCGTCAGGTTCCGGCCGTCGGGGCCGCTCGACGACTCCCGGCTCGAAGCCCTGCCCGAGGTCACCGAGGTGAGCCGCAGCGGCGGGCAGGTCGCGGTCACCGGCACCGGCAACCTGCTCCTCGCGGTCACGACCGTCCTCTCCGCCGCGGGTGTCGTACCCACCGACCTGCGCGTGGAGCAGGCCACCCTCGACGACGCCTTCCTCAGCCTCACCGGAAAGAAGATCTCCTCGTGA